CACCGGGGCCACCAGAGAAAACATCGCGCTTTTGAAATCGATCGTGGGGGACGACCTCAAGATCAAGGCTTCCGGGGGCGTAAGAGACCTCTCGACCCTCGTCGAACTTTACAGGCTCGGAGCGACCAGATTCGGGATAGGAGGGGCGTCGGCGGTAAATATAATGAGGGAGTTCGACAAGATTCCTGAGGGAGGCGTGGAAGTGTAATTAGATATTTCGGGTCTTTCGAGTTCATTTTAAAAAACATTTATAGGATATTGATATGATTGAAGAAACCCTGGCGACCGCCGGCAAAAAGGAGGGCGCTTTTATAAGTCGATTGACGGTGCCCATGAAGCTCGGCTACGGGGCAGGAGAGGTGGCTTTTAATATCGCATATCAGACAACGGCCCTCCATCTTATTTTCTATTTTACGGACATTTTCGGCATCGCCGCGGGGGCTGCCGGCATGATCATGTTCTATTCAAAAATATGGGACTCGATAAGCGATCCGATGATGGGGTACATCTCCGATCACACGAAATCTCGGTGGGGCAGCAAGCGCCCGTACCTTCTCCTCGGGGCAATCCCCCTCGGCTTAACCTTCATGCTCCTCTTCTATTCCCCCCAAATCGGCCCGGAGAGGCTGAAGATCGTCTACGGCATCGTCACGTTCGTCCTCTTCTGCACGGCGATCACGATAGTCAACGTTCCCTACGGTGCGCTGACGGCGAACCTCACACTCGACTCGAACGAGCGGTCGGTAGTCACGGGATACAAGGGCGTCTTCGGCATTGTCGGGGTCCTTATTGCCGCGGCGGCAACACGCCCGATTGCGGATTTCCTCGGGAAAGGGGATCAGGTAATCGGTTTTCGATACATGGGTTTTGTGTACGGCTTTGTAATCATCGCGGCCGTCCTTGTCACATTCTTTTCCGTCAGGGAATTGGTAGCACAACCGAAGAAAGAGAGATCGTCTTTTCTTGAAAATCTAAAGGTAATCTTCTCAAACAAGCCGTTCTTGATACTATCGGCGGGCACCGTCTTCCACCTGACGGCTGTGATGACTACGGCGGCGGTCGTGAACTACTATTTCAAATACATCCTCAAAAATGAGGCTATGATACCGGCGGCCTTCCTCTGCCTGTTCGTGACGGCGATCGCCTTCATGCCCCTCTTCGTCAAGATATCGACGAAGAAGAGCAAGAAATTCGCGTACAACCTCGGGATCGGGAGCTTTGCGGTCGTGCTCGTCCTTCTCTTCTTTTTCGGGGAGAGGAACATATATCTTACGCTCTTTTTATTTTTCCTTGGGGCGGCGGGGATGGCGACGAACTGGCTTTCGGCCTGGTCGATGGTTCCCGATACCGTGGAATATTCCCAGTGGAAGACAGGGATCAGGAGGGAGGGCGTGATTTACGGCGCATTCTTCTTTTGCCAGAAGCTTCCCGCGGCCCTGGCGGCCTTTATCGTAGGAATTGTCTTAACGCGGGTGGGCTATGTCGCAAACGTCGAGCAGACCGAGCTGTCCCTCATGGGGATACGTCTCCTTCTGACCCTGATCCCTGTCGGCTTCATCATAATAGGCATCGTCTTTATATCGCTCTTCCCGATAGACGCTTCGATGCACAAAAAGATACTCCGCGACATCGAGGAGCGGGAGAGGTCAAAAAAAAAGAAATTTAAAAGAGGTGTTAAATGAGCGATCTGACCGATACAAGCGAAAGAATAGCGAGGCTCAGGCGCCGCTACCTGAAGGAGGTGGCGGTCGTCTCGATCCAGCGGGCGAAATATTACACCGAGTCCTGGATAAAAACCGGGGAAAGCGGGCTCTCCGCCGCAGAAAGGGTCGCCCTGGCAATGAAAAACGTGTACGAGAATATCGAATTTTCGGTCGACCCGGATGACCGGATCGCCGGGACGTGGACCGAAAACTTCCTCGGCGTCCCCATCGACATCGAGAGGGGGCTGTTCAACGAGGTCCTCCGCATCGAGCTAAAAAAGAGGACGATGTTTCTCCACATCTTAAAGGACAACCTCAGGTTCGTATCTTACATGATTAGGAGATACGGGCCGGCCTCTTTGGTAAAAAGCCTCATGGAGACGAGCGCGGTCGGGGCGGCAATGCCGTCGATCGGGACGACCACGATGGACAAGAGAGAGATCAATCCTTGCACGGTAAAGAGGGAAGACAAAAAGATACTTCTGAAAAAGCTCCTCCCGTACTGGCGGGGAAAGAGTATCGCCGACAAACTGAAGGAGAGGCTTATCGAAGGTGGCATCTTCAAGGGGGACATGGAGAGTTTTTACGCGTCGCTCCCCTCCACCACATCGAGAAAGGATATCGTGATATCGCTCGGGGCCGCGATGGGGGTCTGGCAGGGGCACCTGATCCTCGACCACGAGACACCCCTTAAAAAAGGGCTTTACGCCATGCAGCAGGAGATAAAGAAGGTGATCGAGGACGGGAGTCACGCCGATGAGGAGCTTCAGTTCCTGCGATCGCAGGAGATCGCCGTTGAGGGCGTCATCACCTTCGCAAAAAGATTTAACGAGTATCTGAAAAAGGCCTATGAGGGCGAGGAAAATCCCGAAAGGAAAAAGATACTCGCTATAATGGTCAAGAATACGGCCTCGGCCCCCCTCTTTCCGGCGGGCGGGTTCAGGGAGGCGGTCCAGTCCTACTGGACGATAAAGACTGCGGTTGAGCTGGCAATCCCGTTTAACGTCCACGCACCGGGCCGCCTGGATCAATATTTTTATCCATATTACGAAAAGGACATTCGAGAGGGGAAGATCACGAGGGAGGAAGCGCGGGAGCTGATTGAGGAGCTACTCCTCAAGATCATGACCCACAACATGCGCCCCGACTCTAACTATCAGGGGATTTTCGGCCAGAGGTACGAGGGGTCGGAGCCGGTGACCCTCGGCGGCTTGACGCCCAAAGGGATTGACGCCACAAACGATCTTACATACCTCATCCTGGAGGCGGCGCACCGCTCGAAGAGCGCCCTAAACATTGTCGTGAGGATCCATCGCAATTCCCCCAAGGAGCTGATCCTCAAGGTCGCCGACCTCCATTACAACGGGACGTCAAGCGTCTCACTGATGAACGACGAGGTCTCGGTCGCCGCGATGAAAAAGAGGGGATTTTCCGATCCCGACTCGAACGACTACGCGATAACAGGGTGCGTCGACATGTGCGCACCGGGAAAGACCGGTGGGATAGGCTTTTCCGCCCTGCTCATGGCTAGGACGCTCGACATGACGCTGAGAAACGGAGACGGGAAGACCCTCGTGGGCACGGTCCGCGGAGTAGGGCCGAGGACCGGCGACCCGGACGCGTTCTCGTCGTTTACGGAGTTTTACGCCGCCTACCTCCACCAGGCGAAGAAGATGATCGAGCTTATAGTCGAGGCCACCCACATCCGCGACAAACTCTACGCCGAAGAGCTTCCCGCGCCGTATATTTCGCTTTTCATGCGGGGGTGCCTGGAAAAGAAACGGGACGTGACGCATGGGGGCGCGACCTACGATCTTGAGGGGATACTCTTTATGAACAGCATCGCCAACGTTGTCGATTCCCTCTACGTCATAAAAAAGCTGATATTCGAGAAGAAGGCGCTCGACTTTACGACCTTGATTAACGCTGTCGATCACAACTTTATGAGATACGAGGATATCCACCAGAAGATAAAGGCGTTGGACGGAAAGTGGGGAAACGCAAATCCTGAGTCGGACGCCATCGCCCACGATCTCACGAAGGAGCTCTTCGAGGAGACATACAAATACAAGACCCTAAAGGGCGGGCCGTACGCCCCCTTCATCAACAGCATGACATCCCACACGTTTGACGGCAGGGTCTCCCTCGCCACGCCTGACGGGAGGAAGGCGGCGACCCCCTATGCCGCCAGCTGCAATCCCTACAACGTGGACAGCAAGGGGCTGACCGGTGTGCTCAGGTCTGTCGCGGCCCTCGATTTCACCGATGTCTTAGGGTGCGCCGTAAACGTAAGGCTCCATCCCTCCGCCATCGGCGAGAGTGAGGAGGCGAGGCGAAAATACTCGTCCTTGATACAGACCTACTTCAAGTTAGGGGGCGAACAGCTCCAGCCGACCGTGGCATCCACCGAGGTGTTGAGGTTAGCCCAAAAAGAGCCGGAGAACTACGGCGACTTAATCGTTAAGGTCGGCGGTTACAGCGCCTATTTCGTCGATCTGGGGAGGGAGATTCAGGACGAGATCATCTCCCGCTCCGAGCACACAAAAAACGCGTAGCTTAAAAAATGGGAATAGTCTTTGACATCCAGCCCTACTCCATCTACGACGGCCCGGGGATAAGGACCACGGTCTTCCTGAAGGGATGCCCGCTTAATTGCGTGTGGTGCCACAACCCGGAGTCTCAGCGGCAAAGGCCGGAGATGGGTTACACCGTCGACAAATGCGCCTCCTGCGGAAAATGCATCGAGGAATGCCCCAATGGCGCCCTGACACTGATGGACAAAAAGGTCGTGCGGGATTACCGGCGGTGCGCCGCGTGCGGTCTGTGCGGGGAGACGTGCCCGAACGGCGCCCACGAGAAAATAGGCCTTGAGATGAGCGCCGGGGATATAGTCAAAAAGGTCGTTTTGGACAAGCCCTTCTTCGACGAGTCCTCGGGAGGCGTGACGATCACCGGTGGCGAGCCCACCGCCCAGAGAGAGTTCCTGCTTAAGATCGTAGATCTCCTCAGAGAAAAAGATATTCATATCGCCCTCGAGACGTGCGGCTATTTTAAAACGGACATTGTATCGACCCTGATAGAAAGGGTTGACCTCTTTCTATTTGACATAAAACATATCGATCCCGAAATCCACAAGACCTTCACCGGGGTGGACAACGGCTTGATCCTCGAGAACTTCAGACTAATAGCGGGAAACGGGGGGAGCGGGCGGGTCATCCCGCGGATCCCCCTCATCCCAGGCTTTAACGCCGATACGAGCTCTTTGAAAGAAATATGCGAATTTTTAAGAGAGACAAAATATCCAGGTCCCGTTCACCTGATGCCCTATAACCGCATGGCGAAGAGCAAGTATGAAAAGCTGGGGAGGGGCGGGGAGTATCGGGATATGGGGGAGCTGACGAGGGATATGCTGGACGGTTGCGTAAATCTCCTTGGGGATTATGGATTTGAGGCGGTGATAAATCATTGAGGCTTGTTTAATGGGACTTGTTTGAGCGGTCTCCATAAAAATAAAGACACATTTTTAAAAAATATTAAAAAATCCTTGACAAAATAGACAGGGTCAGTTATACTGCCCGAAGTTTTTAAAAAGTACATGCTATACAAAGGGACACAAGGGAGACTAAATTAATGATGTTTTTAGTGGAAGTATCGGCTAAATTTCATCATTTAAGCGTCCATCCATATTTTAAAGAGGAACGGGGCACTTGAGTCTTATCCCAAGATGAACAAGAAAAGCCCTTGGACATTGAGTTCTGGGGCTTTTTAAATGGAAAATAAATTTTTTTATGTATGGTGAGCGTAGCCTAGTGGTAAGGCGTCAGACTGTGGATCTGAAGACCGCGGGTTCAATTCCCGTCGCTCACCCCATTTTTTTATATAAAATTTAATTGTTAATAATCGGTGGGTAAATCAGATATTTAAGATGAAAACAGGAGGAGATGAAAAATGGCTGTATATGATATAGCCAGGGGAACGCGGGACTTCCTGCCACAGGATATGGTTGTGCGTAATCATGTGGAATATATTATTCGCAATACATTCGAGTCTTATGGTTTTCAACAAATCCAAACTCCGATCTTTGAGAGATTTGAGCTCCTTGCGGCAAGGTCCGGTGAGGAAATCCGTGAATCGATGTTCACCTTCGTATCGGATCGCGAGGAGTACGCCTTGCGCCCCGAGTTGACGGCGCCCGTGTGTCGTGTGATTGCATCCGGTAAGCTCAGCAAGCTTCCGGTTCCATATAAGCTTTACTATATAGGCCAGTGTTTTCGCTACTGCCGACCGCAGGCGGGACGTTACAGGGAATTTACTCAGGCCGGTTTGGAGCTGATGGGTTCAAAAGATCCGATAGCCGATGCGGAGGTCATAGCTATTGCCGTAAAAACACTAAAAAATCTTGGAATCGATCAATATAAGGTCAAGATAGGAAATATCGGGATTTTTAGAGGCATCCTCGAAAAAGAGTACTCGGACGATTACGATAAGCAGAGCCGGGTTATAAACAATATTGACCACATAATGAGCGTGTGGGAGAAGTGTGACGCCATTAAAAGCCACGCCTCTTTTAACCAGGAGGATTTCGATTTTATCAAGGTCGAAACGGAATCATTGTACCGCATTCAGGAAGATATAGGATATTCGGGTGAGCATGAAATATTGCCCGTGTCCGATCTGGGCGGCGGTAAAGCCGGTAACAATGATCAGCAATTAAAGGAGAAAGCGACGGATCGACTGAATATGCTTTCTCTGGCAATAGAATCGACCTATCGTGCATTGTGGTCGAAGGAAAATATTGTCTCGGAAAAGGTCGCCGCCCTGTTGATCGATATCGCCCGAATGAGGGGGAAATACGAAGAAATTATTCCGAAAGCCGAGAAACTTCTCTCCGGCACACCCACCTTGGATGCCTTGGAGCAGCTCTCTCAGGTCTCCCGGTTTCTGTTAAGCTTTGGAGTGGCTGACTTCGACATCGTTCTCGGGGTCGCCCGTGGTTTGGATTTCTATACCGATACGGTATTTGAAATCGATTCGCCGCTGCTTGGGGCGCAGAAGCAGATCTGCGGCGGCGGGCGCTATGATAAACTCGTAGAAGAGTTCGGGGGAATAAGCATACCGGCAACGGGATTCGCTTTCGGTTTTGACAGGATTATAGAGACATTCATTAAGACCGGAAAGGCCGTCGATCTTGCGCCTGTCAGCGTTTTTGTGGCCAATGTGGATGACAGCTGTAAATTTCGAGCGGTTGAGGTGGCCGATTCATTGAGATCCAGCAATTTTCGCGCCAGCGTGGATCTTCTCGGACTCAGCCTTAGAGACCAGCTCGGCTATGCCTCAAAAATTGGAGCTGAGTTTGCGGTGATTGTAGGTCCTGATGAGCTCAAAGAGGATAAGTGTAAGCTTCGCCAATTGGAAACTCGTTTCGAGGAAATAGTTCCCCTCTCAGCTTTGGTTGATAAGATCAAAGATATAAGAAAATCCGGCAAATGAAATTTTAAATATGGGCAAGGATATTATTAGAATGGCTGTGCCCAAGGGCAGCCTTCAGAAGTTGACATCCGAGTTTTTCAAGAAAACGAGTATTGAAATCGAGGATTACGATTCCGGCAGCCGCAACTATAGACCAAAAATCGGGATGGAAGGGGTCGAGATCAAGGTTTTGAGGCCTCAGGAGATTCCGATCTTGGTCTCCAGGGGCTACTATGACATAGGCATAAGCGGCCTCGATTGGTATCGTGAATCCCGATGCGAAAACAATGTTGAGGATTTACTGGACCTTGGCTTCGGCAAAGTGGATATTGTGCTGGCCGTCCCGGACAGCTGGAGCGACATCAACAGTCCGTCGGACCTTTTTGATAGGTTCAACGAGCCCTCGCACCCTTTGCGGATATGGACCGAGTATATTAATTTGACGGAAGATTTCGTGTTTAGATACGTAAACATAGAACCCACGATTGTAAGTCCATATATGGGTCTTCACCGTGGACGTCACTCGCCGATAATAATATTTCACTCCTTCGGCGCTACGGAGTCCAAGCCTCCTGAGGACGGCGAGGCCATTATTGACAATACGGAGACCGGCCGCACTCTCGTTCAAAATAACCTTAAAATATTACATAAGGTACTGCCGGCTTCGACCGCCAGGTTATTGGCAAACAGAAGGACGCTCTTGGACAAGGAGAAGGAAAAGCGGATCGAGGCGATAAGAAATGCGTGCGAGGTGGGGGTGCCGGCAAAATTGACGAGAAGTCGCGTTTTCAATGGACATATAGATTTCTGAGTTTGGTGAGCTTAAGACAACTTTTTTGATCAGGTAATCGTGTTAGAAGATATAATTAACATAGTGTTCGCCGGGCACGTGGATCACGGCAAGTCCACGCTTGTGGGCCGCATTTTTTACGAATGCGGGCAAATCCCGGATCAAATGTTCGAGAGACTTCAAAGGCATGCAGATGCGGTGGGGAAATCCTCATTCCACTTTGCCTTTTACACAGATTCCACATTGGAGGAGCGTCAGCGCGGCATAAGCATCGAGGTGGCCTACAAGGGATTCGAGAGAAACGGCCGACGTTACAATATCATCGATGTGCCGGGACACAAAGACTTTATTAAAAACATGATTTCCGGAACCGCCGAAGCGGATATAGCGGTGTTGGTTATTGATGCCAAGGAGACATCCAACAGTGGGGCGGCCCCCCAGACAAGAGAGCATCTACTGATCCTCAGGGCCTTGGGGATAGAGAATATGATTGTCGCCGTCAACAAGATGGACACGGTTGGATACAGCGAGGAATCATTCGAGCTGTGTAAAATGGAGATCGAACACTTTTGTGAGCGAATACAGTATTCCTTTAAGGAAGATATAAGATTCATTCCAATCTCGGCACTTTACGGCGACAATGTTGCGCAACACACCGAGAATCCCTCATGGTATCAAGGTCCTACCTTGTTGGAGGTCCTGGACTCAATACCGAAGCCGGAGAGACCCGTTGAAAAGCCTCTGCGTATGCCCATCCTCAGGACATTCAGCGTCACGGGTATAGGTACCGTGGTGGCGGGAAGGATCGAGACCGGCACAATACAGCCGAAGGACGAGGTGGTCATTACGCCCTATCCGGGCGTCGGGGTGATTCAAGCCGAGATCAAGTCCATCGAGTGGCAGCATAAAAGCGTCGACTCCGCGGCCGCCGGAGACGATGTCGGTGTCCTGCTTACGAAACAGGAGAAGGGTTTTGCCGCGAGAAAGGTCAAAAAAGGCTCGGTACTTGCCTCTCCGGTAAATCCCCCCAGGGCGGCAGGAAGATTCAAGGCGGAGATCATGCTGGTCGATCACCCCTCCGGCATTCGGGCAGGATATGTTCCGTACCTCCATGTTCATCAGGCCGCCATGCCCTGTTCGATTTCCGAGATCGTCACCGCCTGGGACCCGCAGGGAGAAGAGAAGAAGTTGGACGACGATACCCTCCTCAAAAACGGCGACACGGCCGTGGTCTGGATTGTCCCGACAAAACCCCTGGTAATAGAGGAGGCAAATGTAAATCCACGGCTCGGCAATTTCATTTTGAGGGACGGCCGCACCGTGGCGATAGGAAAATGTCTGGAAGTGGAGTTGGCCGACATATAATAGAATTGTATATAAATGCTTGAATGCGGGTCAAGGGTCAAAGGGTCGTGCCTAAAAAGCTTTGTTAAATGATCTCCGAGCTTCGGCCAGGTTGTCTCCCCGAGGCCGATTGGACGGTTGAGGCCACTATCTAAAAACTAAAAATATCCTGCCTTAAAAGATAATCGCAGCTTGGAGGAGGGTGAGGGGCAATAGTGGGGAGAAAGGGAAGGGGGGTAGGGGAGAAAGTGGAAGAGGGGAACCTTTCTTTATATCGAGGGGCGGCAAAGCTCTCCGCTAACCGAACTTCATCTGCACGCGGATTCCGAGCTCAACTCTTCAAAAAGAACCCGTCAAAAATGTAATCGGCAATAATGGGCGTTGGTCGCAGATTGTATTGCCATTTTACCCGCCTGTAAAATGGCCCACATAATACGCCACGTCTTTTTCGCCCGTTTCCCATCAAAAATCTTGCCCATCAAAAATCTTGATATATATCCAATCCCGCACGGCTCTTTTCTCTTATTTTAAGCTTAAAGCAAAAGGCTCCTTATACCGCCAAACCCGAATACTTGGGACAGACTTTTCTGCATGTGTTGCACGAGATGACCCACCCTCCGCCGTTGGTATATGAATACGAGTGTTCTCGACAGAGCTTCTGATTAACGGTTATCCCGTCAAGGGCCCTTTGGGGACACGAGTCCAGACATAAAGCGCATCCGGGTTTACATGCTTCATAAAGCGCTATCGGATCGGGCTCCAAGTCAACCGATACGAGAACACCACCGAGCCATATCATATTACCGTAAACTTCATTCATAAGAAGTGTATTTTTCCCGATCACTCCAAGACCGGCGAAATATCCTGCATGCTTGAGCGAAATGATCCCGCGGCCGTGGCTTCGGGCGGAATCCCAAAATTCATAGGGGTCCGAAGATGGTATGGGTATTGACCCGATGCCTCTTTCTTCCAAATACAACGACAGTTGAAATGAGATTTGGTCCAGCTTATCCACCAGTAGATTTCTGACAAAAGTATAGGGAACCGTTGTTGAAGGCTCAAAAGTGCTCTTCGGAAAGTGCGAGGCAAAGATAACGACCGACCTGCCGTCGGGATAAATATCGGATGGATGAAATCCCTCCGGGGCGTCGAAGAATCGACTCACGGGTGCAATGCCGCACAAATCGGCGCCTAAAAGGAAGACCTTTTCTTTCAATTCCTTCGCGTCCACTATTTTTCCCCCTCCATCCTATAGCTAGTTGAATATCGATTATTGTAACCGAGTGATTGAAAAGTATAGAGTAAACCGCACAAATTTTCAAGACAAGAAAGATAGGCTCATTATCTGATACAAATAAAGAATTATGCATTCAAGGGAAGTGAATAGTGATTTTTTGTGTTATTTTTTCATTTTTTTCTTGACAACATGAACAACGTTATTTAAAATAACAGCGTTCATTTTTTGCAGTTCAGATAATTTGGTGTAAATAAATGGGAATGGATATAAAGGACGTAATAGCGAACAGGCAGGAGGCGGAGCGAAAGGAGAGGATAGAGAGGATATTGAACGCCGGCAAAAAGCTTTTTCTCGAAAAGGGCTATCTCGGCGCCACCATGCGGGATATCGCCCTTGAGGCGGAGCTGTCCACGGGGGCCATATATGTCTACTTCAAGGGTAAGGATGAAATCTACGGCAGGGTGTGTGAAGAGGCGTTCCACATTCTTATGGAGATGTTGGAAGAAGCCCGGAAAAGCGATGGAGATTCACTTAAGAGACTGGAGGCCATCGCCAGGGCATACGTCAGGTTCTACATCGACTATAAGGATTACTTCGACATCCTTTCTTTCAACGACCTTGGATTCAAGAGGGCCGGGATATCGGAAGAGCTTCTGGCCAGCCTGGAAAAACTCTCTTTTAAGGCGGTCTCGATCGTCAATGACAC
The Candidatus Zymogenus saltonus DNA segment above includes these coding regions:
- a CDS encoding MFS transporter, with the protein product MIEETLATAGKKEGAFISRLTVPMKLGYGAGEVAFNIAYQTTALHLIFYFTDIFGIAAGAAGMIMFYSKIWDSISDPMMGYISDHTKSRWGSKRPYLLLGAIPLGLTFMLLFYSPQIGPERLKIVYGIVTFVLFCTAITIVNVPYGALTANLTLDSNERSVVTGYKGVFGIVGVLIAAAATRPIADFLGKGDQVIGFRYMGFVYGFVIIAAVLVTFFSVRELVAQPKKERSSFLENLKVIFSNKPFLILSAGTVFHLTAVMTTAAVVNYYFKYILKNEAMIPAAFLCLFVTAIAFMPLFVKISTKKSKKFAYNLGIGSFAVVLVLLFFFGERNIYLTLFLFFLGAAGMATNWLSAWSMVPDTVEYSQWKTGIRREGVIYGAFFFCQKLPAALAAFIVGIVLTRVGYVANVEQTELSLMGIRLLLTLIPVGFIIIGIVFISLFPIDASMHKKILRDIEERERSKKKKFKRGVK
- a CDS encoding glycyl-radical enzyme activating protein translates to MGIVFDIQPYSIYDGPGIRTTVFLKGCPLNCVWCHNPESQRQRPEMGYTVDKCASCGKCIEECPNGALTLMDKKVVRDYRRCAACGLCGETCPNGAHEKIGLEMSAGDIVKKVVLDKPFFDESSGGVTITGGEPTAQREFLLKIVDLLREKDIHIALETCGYFKTDIVSTLIERVDLFLFDIKHIDPEIHKTFTGVDNGLILENFRLIAGNGGSGRVIPRIPLIPGFNADTSSLKEICEFLRETKYPGPVHLMPYNRMAKSKYEKLGRGGEYRDMGELTRDMLDGCVNLLGDYGFEAVINH
- a CDS encoding histidine--tRNA ligase family protein; protein product: MAVYDIARGTRDFLPQDMVVRNHVEYIIRNTFESYGFQQIQTPIFERFELLAARSGEEIRESMFTFVSDREEYALRPELTAPVCRVIASGKLSKLPVPYKLYYIGQCFRYCRPQAGRYREFTQAGLELMGSKDPIADAEVIAIAVKTLKNLGIDQYKVKIGNIGIFRGILEKEYSDDYDKQSRVINNIDHIMSVWEKCDAIKSHASFNQEDFDFIKVETESLYRIQEDIGYSGEHEILPVSDLGGGKAGNNDQQLKEKATDRLNMLSLAIESTYRALWSKENIVSEKVAALLIDIARMRGKYEEIIPKAEKLLSGTPTLDALEQLSQVSRFLLSFGVADFDIVLGVARGLDFYTDTVFEIDSPLLGAQKQICGGGRYDKLVEEFGGISIPATGFAFGFDRIIETFIKTGKAVDLAPVSVFVANVDDSCKFRAVEVADSLRSSNFRASVDLLGLSLRDQLGYASKIGAEFAVIVGPDELKEDKCKLRQLETRFEEIVPLSALVDKIKDIRKSGK
- the hisG gene encoding ATP phosphoribosyltransferase produces the protein MAVPKGSLQKLTSEFFKKTSIEIEDYDSGSRNYRPKIGMEGVEIKVLRPQEIPILVSRGYYDIGISGLDWYRESRCENNVEDLLDLGFGKVDIVLAVPDSWSDINSPSDLFDRFNEPSHPLRIWTEYINLTEDFVFRYVNIEPTIVSPYMGLHRGRHSPIIIFHSFGATESKPPEDGEAIIDNTETGRTLVQNNLKILHKVLPASTARLLANRRTLLDKEKEKRIEAIRNACEVGVPAKLTRSRVFNGHIDF
- a CDS encoding 50S ribosome-binding GTPase; protein product: MLEDIINIVFAGHVDHGKSTLVGRIFYECGQIPDQMFERLQRHADAVGKSSFHFAFYTDSTLEERQRGISIEVAYKGFERNGRRYNIIDVPGHKDFIKNMISGTAEADIAVLVIDAKETSNSGAAPQTREHLLILRALGIENMIVAVNKMDTVGYSEESFELCKMEIEHFCERIQYSFKEDIRFIPISALYGDNVAQHTENPSWYQGPTLLEVLDSIPKPERPVEKPLRMPILRTFSVTGIGTVVAGRIETGTIQPKDEVVITPYPGVGVIQAEIKSIEWQHKSVDSAAAGDDVGVLLTKQEKGFAARKVKKGSVLASPVNPPRAAGRFKAEIMLVDHPSGIRAGYVPYLHVHQAAMPCSISEIVTAWDPQGEEKKLDDDTLLKNGDTAVVWIVPTKPLVIEEANVNPRLGNFILRDGRTVAIGKCLEVELADI
- a CDS encoding epoxyqueuosine reductase encodes the protein MDAKELKEKVFLLGADLCGIAPVSRFFDAPEGFHPSDIYPDGRSVVIFASHFPKSTFEPSTTVPYTFVRNLLVDKLDQISFQLSLYLEERGIGSIPIPSSDPYEFWDSARSHGRGIISLKHAGYFAGLGVIGKNTLLMNEVYGNMIWLGGVLVSVDLEPDPIALYEACKPGCALCLDSCPQRALDGITVNQKLCREHSYSYTNGGGWVISCNTCRKVCPKYSGLAV
- a CDS encoding TetR/AcrR family transcriptional regulator, producing MGMDIKDVIANRQEAERKERIERILNAGKKLFLEKGYLGATMRDIALEAELSTGAIYVYFKGKDEIYGRVCEEAFHILMEMLEEARKSDGDSLKRLEAIARAYVRFYIDYKDYFDILSFNDLGFKRAGISEELLASLEKLSFKAVSIVNDTVLEGIGEGLIFGNVDSWELSVALWAGIEGLIFIHMRGYFDNYGLDLNDLFNTELRLIFYGIIPR